A stretch of the Gemmatirosa kalamazoonensis genome encodes the following:
- a CDS encoding MFS transporter, with translation MPEQVPASPPTRGQAQAAATAFLSLFAIVGLALYGLPFFYDFMVKDFGWTRAQVTSGNALSKLVVGPLFGFAAGWFVDRFGPRRLMIAGVLLAGVALVGLGSIRSLTGFYFFYLCNAIGYVCGGPLPNQVLLSRWFTTARGRAMGLAYLGIGLGGALVPFLGVWLTARFGWQGALRALGIVIVVVAMPMVLLVREAPPDASGDPRAAAAPPPPLGGVLRAPAFYLLLLGSMCSIAAVGGTNQNLKLFLSLDHGYSQGNAARVASLVLASSLVGRLAMGWLADRLPKKHVMLLIYVLVAGSIPLLFLGASPRTVYPFAIVFGLGLGGEYMVIPLMAAELFGVRVLGRAMGVILTADGVAEALAPVLVGRLRDVSGSYASGFAALIGFALTGAVAIALLPRPARAQDPVLEPAPARAT, from the coding sequence ATGCCCGAGCAGGTCCCTGCCAGCCCGCCGACTCGCGGCCAGGCGCAGGCCGCGGCGACCGCCTTCCTGTCGCTGTTCGCGATCGTCGGCCTGGCGCTCTACGGGCTGCCGTTCTTCTACGACTTCATGGTGAAGGACTTCGGGTGGACGCGCGCCCAGGTCACGTCGGGGAACGCGCTCAGCAAGCTCGTGGTCGGCCCGCTGTTCGGGTTCGCCGCCGGCTGGTTCGTCGACCGCTTCGGGCCGCGGCGGCTCATGATCGCCGGCGTGCTGCTCGCCGGCGTGGCGCTCGTGGGCCTCGGCTCGATCCGGTCGCTGACGGGCTTCTACTTCTTCTATCTCTGCAACGCGATCGGCTACGTGTGCGGCGGCCCGCTGCCGAACCAGGTGCTGCTGTCGCGCTGGTTCACGACGGCGCGGGGCCGCGCGATGGGGCTCGCGTACCTCGGCATCGGGCTCGGCGGCGCGCTCGTGCCGTTCCTCGGCGTGTGGCTCACGGCGCGCTTCGGCTGGCAGGGCGCGCTGCGCGCGTTAGGCATCGTCATCGTCGTCGTGGCGATGCCGATGGTGCTCCTGGTGCGCGAGGCGCCGCCGGACGCATCGGGCGACCCGCGCGCGGCCGCCGCGCCGCCGCCACCGCTCGGCGGCGTGCTGCGCGCGCCGGCGTTCTACCTGCTGCTCCTCGGCAGCATGTGCTCCATCGCCGCCGTCGGCGGGACGAACCAGAACCTGAAGCTGTTCCTCAGCCTCGATCACGGCTACTCGCAGGGGAACGCGGCGCGCGTCGCGTCGCTCGTGCTCGCGTCGAGCCTCGTCGGACGCCTCGCGATGGGATGGCTCGCCGACCGGCTGCCGAAGAAGCACGTGATGCTGCTGATCTACGTGCTCGTCGCCGGCTCCATCCCGCTGCTGTTCCTCGGCGCGTCGCCGCGCACCGTGTATCCGTTCGCCATCGTGTTCGGGCTCGGGCTCGGCGGCGAGTACATGGTGATCCCGCTCATGGCGGCCGAGCTGTTCGGCGTGCGCGTGCTCGGCCGCGCGATGGGCGTGATTCTCACGGCCGACGGCGTGGCGGAGGCGCTCGCGCCCGTGCTCGTGGGCCGCCTGCGCGACGTCAGCGGCAGCTACGCGTCCGGCTTCGCCGCGCTGATCGGCTTCGCGCTCACCGGCGCGGTCGCGATCGCGCTGCTTCCCCGCCCCGCGCGCGCGCAGGACCCGGTGCTGGAGCCGGCGCCCGCACGCGCGACCTGA
- a CDS encoding LytR C-terminal domain-containing protein: MRRLVTTGRTLLVAALVSGAAGAQSVAPADLSKLSPAAFRDDELDLPYYLAHFQRLANAVALDGPRRGFIDVAVWRSPKDNKPYNARIMENVLALAYFYTLDRPWNPYRGDTAVRARLEAALDFWVRSESPDGRFSEYAPEQWSLAPTAFATKFMGETLRLLHDPKAPRIDAALLRGAAEADRRAIMATLTRPDLAEHGARYTNQFGNVWGGALAYLALYPDPAMRRALGAWLARAETEHQSPVGYFYEADGPDWGYDLDTHHSDFLMAWQYARGTDLARYFVDPTRRWYEWLGYNVVPEPGESALTLNRSIESRQQHAVVDEAGPAESQTGNPLAEVVLEARVLGPTRETLARRAAERRAALVRDWPRVDTLAVGEFRAFSPYAFLHRAQVRWYPTDAQRAAAVERLRPVSESRFTHQRVDARRPIVFSYVRRPSYYAAFTAGDVVTAQQRYGFGLLWIPGVGSVLQSQTGGGVTAWGTRRADTTVVYEAATFDAAYRVADSTLGPAPGVRDLPAGDLAVTYRLGSRGTKRILFDDRGVHVSVSHAGAFAEQLPLLVLPSDSVTTRPGGVELRRGGARFTVRWAPASTAQVTYTDERSGARRVVAVVIPASDSLRYDLEMLGAPP, translated from the coding sequence ATGCGCCGTCTCGTCACGACCGGACGCACCCTGCTGGTCGCCGCGCTCGTCTCCGGAGCCGCCGGCGCGCAGTCCGTCGCCCCGGCGGACCTCTCGAAGCTCTCCCCGGCCGCGTTCCGCGACGACGAGCTCGATCTGCCGTACTACCTCGCGCACTTCCAGCGGCTCGCGAACGCCGTCGCGCTCGACGGGCCGCGGCGTGGGTTCATCGACGTCGCCGTCTGGCGGAGCCCGAAGGACAACAAGCCGTACAACGCCAGGATCATGGAGAACGTGCTCGCCCTGGCGTACTTCTACACGCTCGACCGGCCGTGGAACCCGTATCGTGGCGACACCGCGGTGCGCGCGCGGCTCGAGGCGGCGCTCGACTTCTGGGTGCGCAGCGAGAGCCCCGACGGACGCTTCAGCGAGTACGCGCCCGAGCAGTGGAGCCTCGCGCCCACGGCGTTCGCCACGAAGTTCATGGGCGAGACGCTGCGCCTGCTGCACGACCCGAAGGCGCCGCGGATCGACGCCGCGCTGCTCCGCGGCGCCGCCGAGGCCGACCGGCGCGCGATCATGGCGACGCTCACGCGCCCCGACCTCGCGGAGCACGGCGCGCGGTACACGAACCAGTTCGGCAACGTGTGGGGCGGCGCGCTCGCCTACCTCGCGCTGTACCCCGATCCGGCGATGCGTCGAGCGTTAGGCGCGTGGCTCGCGCGCGCCGAGACCGAGCACCAGAGCCCGGTCGGCTACTTCTACGAGGCCGACGGGCCGGACTGGGGCTACGACCTCGACACGCACCACAGCGACTTCCTCATGGCGTGGCAGTACGCGCGCGGCACCGACCTCGCGCGCTACTTCGTCGACCCGACGCGTCGCTGGTACGAATGGCTCGGCTACAACGTCGTCCCCGAGCCCGGCGAGTCGGCGCTCACGCTGAACCGCTCCATCGAGTCGCGGCAGCAGCACGCCGTCGTCGACGAGGCGGGGCCGGCGGAGTCGCAGACCGGCAACCCGCTCGCCGAGGTGGTGCTCGAGGCGCGCGTGCTCGGTCCCACGCGCGAGACGCTCGCGCGCCGCGCCGCCGAGCGCCGCGCGGCGCTCGTGCGCGACTGGCCGCGCGTCGACACGCTCGCCGTCGGCGAGTTCCGCGCGTTCTCGCCGTACGCGTTCCTGCACCGCGCGCAGGTGCGCTGGTATCCCACCGACGCGCAACGCGCCGCCGCCGTCGAGCGGCTGCGTCCGGTGTCGGAGTCGCGCTTCACCCATCAGCGGGTCGACGCGCGGCGGCCGATCGTGTTCAGCTACGTGCGCCGTCCGTCGTACTACGCGGCGTTCACCGCCGGCGACGTCGTCACCGCGCAGCAGCGCTACGGGTTCGGGCTGCTGTGGATCCCGGGCGTCGGCTCCGTGTTGCAATCGCAGACCGGCGGTGGCGTCACGGCGTGGGGCACGCGGCGCGCGGACACCACGGTCGTGTACGAGGCCGCGACGTTCGACGCCGCGTACCGCGTGGCCGACAGCACGCTCGGGCCGGCGCCCGGCGTGCGCGACCTGCCGGCCGGCGACCTCGCCGTGACGTATCGGTTAGGCAGCCGCGGCACGAAGCGCATCCTGTTCGACGACCGCGGCGTGCACGTGTCCGTGTCGCACGCCGGCGCGTTCGCCGAGCAGCTCCCGCTGCTCGTGCTGCCGTCGGACTCGGTGACCACGCGGCCGGGGGGCGTGGAGCTGCGGCGGGGCGGGGCGCGCTTCACCGTGCGGTGGGCGCCGGCGAGCACCGCTCAGGTGACCTACACCGACGAGCGGTCGGGCGCGCGTCGTGTGGTCGCGGTCGTCATCCCCGCCTCCGACTCGCTCCGCTACGACCTCGAGATGCTCGGCGCGCCGCCGTGA
- a CDS encoding LacI family DNA-binding transcriptional regulator has translation MPALTLRDVATHCGVSTATVSAVVNGAEWVSPATRVRVQRAVDEMGYRPNQFARGLKTQRGYAVGVIVSDLTNPFFTEVVRSLSHALHAGGRAHFLCDTDHRSDVGESSLRMLADNHVVGLVLIGDSVPGDAVRRYVRRRGHVPIVAIERDYDLEGVSTLLVDSELGAYTMVRHLLGQGHRRIALITGPSLGGGSATFGREQRLHGYQRALRDVGIDPDPGLVVEGNFRYAGGQHAMRRLLASGRIPDAVFASNDMMALGAMSVLRDAGLRIPDDIAIAGFDDIPPAALTTPGLTTMAMPMSELGRAAAQLLGERLVGSGLDVVRKVFDPQLVVRHSSGHHAGARQSA, from the coding sequence ATGCCTGCCCTCACCCTGCGCGACGTCGCCACCCACTGTGGCGTCTCCACGGCTACCGTCTCGGCCGTCGTCAACGGCGCCGAATGGGTGTCGCCGGCGACGCGGGTGCGCGTCCAGCGCGCCGTCGACGAGATGGGCTACCGGCCGAACCAGTTCGCGCGCGGGCTGAAGACCCAGCGCGGCTACGCCGTCGGCGTCATCGTCTCCGACCTCACGAACCCGTTCTTCACCGAGGTCGTGCGCAGCCTGAGCCACGCCCTGCACGCCGGTGGGCGCGCGCACTTCCTCTGCGACACCGACCACCGGTCGGATGTCGGCGAGAGCTCGCTGCGCATGCTCGCCGACAACCACGTCGTCGGGCTCGTGCTCATCGGCGACAGCGTGCCCGGCGATGCGGTGCGCCGCTACGTGCGGCGGCGCGGGCACGTCCCCATCGTCGCCATCGAGCGCGACTACGACCTCGAGGGCGTGAGCACGCTGCTCGTCGACTCCGAGCTCGGCGCGTACACCATGGTGCGCCATCTCCTGGGGCAGGGGCACCGGCGCATCGCGCTCATCACCGGCCCGTCGCTCGGCGGCGGCAGCGCGACGTTCGGGCGGGAGCAGCGGCTGCACGGCTACCAGCGCGCGCTGCGCGACGTCGGCATCGATCCCGACCCGGGGCTCGTCGTCGAGGGGAACTTCCGCTACGCCGGCGGGCAGCACGCCATGCGCCGGCTGCTCGCGAGCGGCCGCATCCCCGACGCCGTCTTCGCGTCGAACGACATGATGGCGCTCGGGGCGATGAGCGTGCTGCGCGACGCCGGGCTCCGCATCCCCGACGACATCGCCATCGCCGGCTTCGACGACATCCCGCCGGCCGCGCTCACCACGCCGGGGCTCACCACCATGGCGATGCCGATGAGCGAGCTCGGACGCGCCGCCGCGCAGCTGCTCGGCGAGCGGCTCGTCGGCTCGGGGCTCGACGTGGTGCGCAAGGTGTTCGACCCTCAGCTCGTGGTGCGGCACTCGTCCGGACATCACGCCGGCGCCCGCCAGTCCGCCTGA
- a CDS encoding 3-keto-disaccharide hydrolase, whose protein sequence is MPTFTTPLARRAPFRILAALALAACAHRGATPQPTGPNALSSAERAAGWRALFDGETLRGWRGVGYDSVPVGHWRVVDGAIEKIATKNVARRPDGLPVSGGDLMTVDTYGDFELAWEWKATPGANSGVKYNVSEALSTGPQKDSHSAIGFEYQMIDDDRHPDGKLIRHKTGDLYDLISSNERKHVRPIGEWNESRVVFRGMHGEHWLNGEKVVEYDLGTPAMQAAVAASKYKVYPWFAERRRGHIVLQDHGDEVYFRHIRIRELDGAGRSATR, encoded by the coding sequence ATGCCGACGTTCACCACGCCGCTCGCTCGTCGCGCGCCGTTCCGGATCCTCGCCGCGCTCGCGCTCGCCGCGTGCGCCCATCGCGGCGCCACCCCACAGCCGACCGGCCCGAACGCGCTGTCGAGCGCCGAGCGCGCGGCCGGCTGGCGCGCGCTCTTCGATGGCGAGACGCTGCGCGGGTGGCGCGGGGTCGGCTACGACAGCGTGCCCGTCGGGCACTGGCGCGTGGTCGACGGCGCGATCGAGAAGATCGCGACGAAGAACGTCGCGCGACGGCCGGACGGGCTGCCGGTCTCCGGGGGAGACCTCATGACCGTCGACACGTACGGCGACTTCGAGCTGGCGTGGGAGTGGAAGGCGACGCCGGGCGCGAACAGCGGGGTGAAGTACAACGTCTCCGAGGCGCTGTCGACCGGGCCGCAGAAGGACAGCCACTCGGCGATCGGCTTCGAGTACCAGATGATCGACGACGACCGGCATCCGGACGGGAAGCTGATCAGGCACAAGACGGGCGATCTCTACGACCTCATCTCGTCGAACGAGCGGAAGCACGTGCGGCCGATCGGCGAGTGGAACGAGTCGCGGGTGGTGTTCCGCGGCATGCACGGCGAGCACTGGCTCAACGGCGAGAAGGTCGTCGAGTACGACCTCGGCACGCCGGCGATGCAGGCGGCGGTCGCGGCGAGCAAGTACAAGGTCTATCCGTGGTTCGCCGAGCGGCGTCGCGGGCACATCGTGCTCCAGGACCACGGGGACGAGGTGTACTTCCGGCACATCCGGATCCGCGAGCTCGATGGCGCCGGCCGGTCGGCGACGCGCTGA
- a CDS encoding SusC/RagA family TonB-linked outer membrane protein: MKRWLIACGLAGLSLFSTSSLRAQGTTGRVTGVVTSKESGQPIQGASVAIVGTRFGALTNDQGRYTVSLVPGLYKVRVTLIGYGPVLMDSVPVTAGQTTTANFELTKQALQLTAVTVVGYGTQAKRDVTGAIASVKAEEIKQTPTTNAIEAIKGKVPGVDIVTTGYKPGDGVRVRIRGQRSILASNDPLYVLDGVPMAGGIGDLNPADIESIEVLKDASATAIYGSRGANGVVLITSTKGNAGKTKISYDTYYGAEDAAKKVRVFNGPEFAEYKREAYRASGDYAKWCGTAMQCDEGDKNMFYVEEYNAFKAGISTDWQDLILRTGGQASHQLSITGGNDRTQYAVSGNMVRDNGIVLGQNFDRKSMRVNLETQANSRLRFGGSALVLRSKQNVGRGDGLYGETLADAPLSVPYDSAGNVIFKPTPDSQRDNPLSDVVNYINRTFRTRAFGTMFGEAKLAEGLNFRVNFGPDMTFAKQGTFIGAQTQQNQGSGANASIGEDRVFDWTLDNILTYKRELGQNHRIDATLLYSIERNTTESMDEGVSGLPYESQLFYNLGSAAAVSNIGSGISQWSLQSYMGRVNYTFMDKYLLTLTARIDGSSRLAEGRKYATFPSVALGYRAVDRNPVGPISSLKLRASYGITGNTSVNPYQTQGGLTRTVYSWGNTGAFGYRPGSLQNLDLGWEKTAQYDAGADFGLFNDRLTGTLDGYIANTTDLLMNRQLPPSTGYSSITQNIGATRNTGVEVALSHRTLDNWHGVRWTNDVTFSVARNKIVSLTYGKVDDPGNRWFIGQPINGGSNNVWYDYKMLGIWQLADSLEAKKYGEKPGEIRVQDVDGDGKINTNDLQILGNTFPKWNGSFNSRVDWKSFDLSAQVVTRQGFMVQNTFRTSNSTLAGRYNGIWVNYWTPTNPGGTDPRPNKNQENPTYGGVRAYEDGSFTRLRNVTLGFTLPKNLSQRFGSDRTRIYGTAQNPITWTNFTGLDPEGRTSAGTPSYKMFLLGATFGF; this comes from the coding sequence ATGAAGCGTTGGCTGATCGCCTGCGGCCTGGCGGGTCTCAGTCTGTTCTCGACCTCCTCGCTGCGCGCACAGGGCACGACCGGACGCGTCACCGGCGTGGTCACGTCGAAGGAGTCGGGACAGCCGATCCAGGGCGCATCCGTGGCCATCGTCGGCACCCGCTTCGGCGCGCTGACGAACGACCAGGGGCGGTACACGGTCTCGCTCGTGCCCGGCCTCTACAAGGTCCGCGTGACGCTCATCGGCTACGGCCCCGTCCTCATGGACAGCGTACCCGTCACCGCCGGACAGACCACCACGGCGAACTTCGAGCTGACCAAGCAGGCGCTCCAGCTCACCGCGGTGACCGTCGTCGGCTACGGCACGCAGGCGAAGCGCGACGTCACGGGCGCCATCGCCTCCGTGAAGGCCGAGGAGATCAAGCAGACCCCGACGACGAACGCCATCGAGGCCATCAAGGGGAAGGTCCCCGGCGTGGACATCGTCACCACCGGCTACAAGCCCGGCGACGGCGTGCGCGTCCGCATCCGCGGCCAGCGCTCCATCCTCGCGTCCAACGACCCGCTGTACGTGCTCGACGGCGTGCCGATGGCGGGTGGCATCGGCGACCTGAACCCGGCCGACATCGAGTCGATCGAGGTGCTGAAGGACGCGAGCGCCACGGCGATCTACGGCTCGCGCGGCGCGAACGGCGTCGTGCTCATCACGTCGACGAAGGGCAACGCCGGCAAGACGAAGATCTCGTACGACACGTACTACGGCGCCGAGGACGCCGCGAAGAAGGTCCGCGTCTTCAACGGCCCCGAGTTCGCCGAGTACAAGCGCGAGGCGTACCGCGCGTCGGGCGACTACGCGAAGTGGTGCGGCACGGCGATGCAGTGCGACGAGGGCGACAAGAACATGTTCTACGTCGAGGAATACAACGCCTTCAAGGCGGGGATCTCGACGGACTGGCAGGACCTGATCCTCCGCACCGGCGGCCAGGCCAGCCACCAGCTCTCGATCACCGGCGGCAACGACCGCACGCAGTACGCGGTCAGCGGCAACATGGTGCGCGACAACGGCATCGTCCTCGGTCAGAACTTCGACCGCAAGTCGATGCGCGTGAACCTCGAGACGCAGGCCAACTCGCGGCTGCGCTTCGGCGGCTCGGCGCTCGTGCTGCGCAGCAAGCAGAACGTCGGCCGCGGCGACGGGCTGTACGGCGAGACGCTCGCCGACGCGCCGCTCTCGGTGCCGTACGACAGCGCCGGCAACGTGATCTTCAAGCCGACGCCCGACTCGCAGCGCGACAACCCGCTCAGCGACGTCGTGAACTACATCAACCGGACGTTCCGCACGCGCGCGTTCGGCACGATGTTCGGCGAGGCGAAGCTCGCGGAGGGGCTCAACTTCCGCGTCAACTTCGGCCCCGACATGACGTTCGCCAAGCAGGGCACGTTCATCGGCGCGCAGACGCAGCAGAACCAGGGCTCCGGCGCGAACGCGTCGATCGGTGAGGACCGCGTCTTCGACTGGACGCTCGACAACATCCTCACGTACAAGCGCGAGTTGGGGCAGAACCACCGCATCGACGCGACGCTCCTGTACTCCATCGAGCGCAACACGACCGAGTCGATGGACGAGGGCGTGTCGGGCCTCCCGTACGAGAGCCAGCTGTTCTACAACCTCGGATCGGCGGCCGCCGTCTCGAACATCGGCTCGGGCATCTCGCAGTGGTCGCTGCAGTCGTACATGGGTCGCGTGAACTACACGTTCATGGACAAGTACCTGCTGACGCTGACCGCCCGTATCGACGGCTCGTCGCGTCTCGCCGAGGGACGCAAGTACGCGACGTTCCCGTCGGTGGCGCTCGGCTACCGCGCCGTGGACCGGAACCCGGTGGGGCCGATCAGCAGCCTGAAGCTCCGCGCGAGCTACGGCATCACCGGCAACACGTCGGTGAATCCCTACCAGACGCAGGGCGGCCTCACGCGCACGGTGTACTCGTGGGGCAACACCGGCGCGTTCGGATATCGTCCCGGCTCGCTCCAGAACCTCGACCTCGGCTGGGAGAAGACGGCGCAGTACGACGCCGGCGCCGACTTCGGCCTGTTCAACGACCGGCTGACCGGCACGCTCGACGGCTACATCGCGAACACGACCGACCTGCTGATGAACCGGCAGCTCCCGCCGAGCACCGGGTACTCCTCCATCACGCAGAACATCGGCGCGACGCGCAACACGGGCGTCGAGGTCGCGCTCTCGCACCGCACGCTCGACAACTGGCACGGGGTCCGGTGGACCAACGACGTCACGTTCTCCGTCGCCCGCAACAAGATCGTCAGTCTCACCTACGGCAAGGTCGACGACCCGGGGAACCGGTGGTTCATCGGCCAGCCGATCAACGGCGGCAGCAACAACGTCTGGTACGACTACAAGATGCTCGGCATCTGGCAGCTCGCCGATTCGCTCGAGGCGAAGAAGTACGGTGAGAAGCCGGGCGAGATCCGCGTGCAGGACGTGGACGGCGACGGCAAGATCAACACGAACGACCTGCAGATCCTCGGGAACACGTTCCCGAAGTGGAACGGGAGCTTCAACAGCCGCGTGGACTGGAAGAGCTTCGACCTCTCGGCGCAGGTGGTGACGCGCCAGGGCTTCATGGTCCAGAACACGTTCCGCACGAGCAACAGCACGCTCGCCGGCCGCTACAACGGCATCTGGGTGAACTACTGGACGCCGACGAACCCGGGCGGTACGGACCCGCGGCCGAACAAGAACCAGGAGAACCCGACCTACGGCGGCGTGCGCGCCTACGAGGACGGCTCGTTCACGCGGCTGCGCAACGTGACGCTCGGCTTCACGCTGCCCAAGAACCTGTCGCAGCGCTTCGGCTCGGACCGCACGCGCATCTACGGCACGGCGCAGAACCCGATCACGTGGACGAACTTCACGGGGCTCGACCCCGAGGGTCGCACGAGCGCGGGCACGCCGTCGTACAAGATGTTCCTCCTCGGCGCCACCTTCGGCTTCTGA
- a CDS encoding RagB/SusD family nutrient uptake outer membrane protein, with amino-acid sequence MTTPKTHSAMQKLAPLAIAAAGLLAVGCADLAENPISGITASYYATPPGFDAAVNASYTPLRDWYGQQMGMTFTTFGTDEFTNGSDGSYKHFNTYTTQLNGDDSYIRDFWRLTYRAVNTTNTVLDAAPTANVPDATKKVRVAEAKFLRALYFFNAVRTWGDIPMPLKATEGPQTEATREPVAKVYDQIVKDLTEAAADLPPSQPQYGRATKYAAQQLLMTVYLTRAASGDFQKAADLGKGIINSGAFSLLPKYSDLWVMSNERNSEIIWSVQFTPDLLTTGPGNSSHLYHTMAYDLEAGMVRDIANGRPFRRFRATTWMYGNFDRSKDTRYEDSFTSAYISNNPNNIPKDASGKPRWSVGDTAFYLSPVEVDAAERAKHSYVIYAPSQYTEARFPSFNKKFIDPLRALVNDTTGSRDWFVMRLADTYLQTAEALIRDGKNAEAVPFINTVRERAAKPGVAKSSMDITAGEATLDFLLDERARELGAEMTRWFDLVRTGKLIERVQKYNPQAAPNIKPTHLLRPIPNEQITLTSNKFPQNPGY; translated from the coding sequence GTGACCACTCCGAAGACTCACTCCGCGATGCAGAAGCTCGCCCCTCTGGCCATCGCCGCGGCGGGACTGCTCGCCGTCGGCTGCGCCGACCTCGCCGAGAACCCCATCTCGGGCATCACCGCCTCGTACTACGCGACGCCGCCGGGTTTCGACGCGGCCGTGAACGCGAGCTACACACCGCTGCGCGACTGGTACGGGCAGCAGATGGGGATGACGTTCACGACGTTCGGCACCGACGAGTTCACGAACGGCTCGGATGGCAGCTACAAGCACTTCAACACGTACACGACGCAGCTCAACGGCGACGACTCGTACATCCGCGACTTCTGGCGGCTGACGTATCGCGCGGTCAACACGACGAACACGGTGCTCGACGCCGCGCCGACGGCGAACGTGCCCGATGCGACGAAGAAGGTGCGCGTGGCGGAGGCGAAGTTCCTCCGCGCGCTCTACTTCTTCAACGCCGTGCGCACGTGGGGCGACATCCCCATGCCGCTGAAGGCGACGGAGGGCCCGCAGACGGAGGCCACGCGCGAGCCGGTCGCGAAGGTCTACGACCAGATCGTCAAGGACCTCACCGAGGCCGCCGCGGACCTGCCGCCCAGCCAGCCGCAGTACGGCCGCGCCACGAAGTACGCCGCGCAGCAGCTGCTCATGACGGTCTACCTGACGCGCGCCGCGTCGGGCGACTTCCAGAAGGCCGCGGACCTCGGCAAGGGCATCATCAACTCGGGCGCCTTCTCGCTGCTGCCGAAGTACTCCGATCTGTGGGTGATGAGCAACGAGCGGAACTCGGAGATCATCTGGTCGGTGCAGTTCACGCCCGACCTGCTGACCACCGGCCCGGGCAACTCGTCGCACCTGTACCACACGATGGCGTACGATCTCGAGGCGGGGATGGTGCGCGACATCGCGAACGGCCGCCCGTTCCGCCGCTTCCGGGCCACGACGTGGATGTACGGCAACTTCGACCGCTCGAAGGACACGCGGTACGAAGACAGCTTCACCTCGGCGTACATCTCGAACAACCCGAACAACATCCCGAAGGACGCGAGCGGGAAGCCGCGGTGGAGCGTCGGCGACACGGCGTTCTACCTGTCGCCGGTGGAAGTCGACGCGGCGGAGCGCGCGAAGCACTCGTACGTGATCTACGCGCCGTCGCAGTACACCGAGGCCCGGTTCCCGTCGTTCAACAAGAAGTTCATCGACCCGCTCCGCGCGCTCGTGAACGACACCACCGGCTCGCGCGACTGGTTCGTCATGCGGCTCGCCGACACGTACCTGCAGACGGCCGAGGCGCTGATCCGCGACGGCAAGAACGCGGAAGCGGTGCCGTTCATCAACACGGTGCGCGAGCGTGCGGCGAAGCCGGGCGTCGCGAAGTCCAGCATGGACATCACCGCCGGTGAGGCCACGCTCGACTTCTTGCTCGACGAGCGGGCGCGCGAGCTGGGCGCGGAGATGACGCGCTGGTTCGACCTCGTACGGACGGGCAAGCTCATCGAGCGCGTGCAGAAGTACAATCCGCAGGCGGCGCCGAACATCAAGCCGACGCACCTGCTGCGCCCGATCCCGAACGAGCAGATCACGCTCACGAGCAACAAGTTCCCGCAGAACCCCGGGTACTGA
- a CDS encoding ABC transporter permease: MTASTADAEAGSWSLRSAEAGRRWLGRLGPAAGLVLVVLTFALLSDAPARYLSPFNLRIVLSQTAIVAVGAIGMTAIIVSGGIDLSVGAVIALTGVITALTLGAGWPPLLAVAAAVLAGGAVGFVNGLLVTGLRVVPFIATLGMLGVARGVAKWLAGEQAVDVAPNPVNDLLVTVPRQRWMVLAPGVWLTIGLAIVAAFVLRNTVFGRRVFALGSNEHAARAMGIDTGRLTRLTYALAGLLFGLAGVMQMSRLRQGDPTVANGAELDIIAAVVIGGGSLSGGEGSILGSMIGALIMAFLRNGCQQMGWPNYIQEIIIGAIIVLAVALDRLRARAAEHA; encoded by the coding sequence ATGACGGCATCGACGGCGGACGCGGAGGCGGGTTCCTGGAGCCTCCGCTCGGCCGAGGCAGGCCGGCGCTGGCTCGGACGACTCGGGCCGGCCGCCGGCCTCGTGCTCGTCGTCCTCACGTTCGCGCTGCTCTCCGACGCGCCGGCTCGCTACCTGTCGCCGTTCAACCTGCGGATCGTGCTCTCGCAGACGGCGATCGTGGCGGTCGGCGCGATCGGCATGACGGCCATCATCGTCAGCGGCGGCATCGACCTCTCGGTGGGCGCGGTCATCGCGCTCACGGGGGTCATCACCGCGCTGACGCTCGGCGCGGGATGGCCGCCGCTGCTCGCCGTGGCCGCGGCGGTGCTCGCCGGCGGCGCGGTCGGCTTCGTGAACGGGCTGCTGGTCACGGGGCTGCGGGTGGTGCCGTTCATCGCGACGTTAGGCATGCTCGGCGTGGCGCGCGGCGTGGCGAAGTGGCTCGCCGGCGAGCAGGCGGTGGACGTCGCGCCGAACCCGGTGAACGATCTGCTCGTGACGGTGCCGCGCCAGCGGTGGATGGTGCTCGCGCCGGGCGTGTGGCTCACGATCGGGCTGGCGATCGTCGCGGCGTTCGTGCTGCGCAACACGGTGTTCGGGCGTCGCGTCTTCGCGCTCGGCTCCAACGAGCACGCGGCGCGCGCGATGGGGATCGACACGGGTCGGCTCACGCGGCTCACCTACGCGCTCGCCGGGCTGCTGTTCGGCCTCGCCGGCGTGATGCAGATGTCGCGGCTGCGCCAGGGCGATCCGACGGTGGCGAACGGCGCGGAGCTCGACATCATCGCCGCGGTGGTGATCGGCGGCGGAAGCCTGAGCGGCGGAGAGGGGAGCATCCTCGGCTCGATGATCGGCGCGCTGATCATGGCGTTCCTGCGCAACGGCTGTCAGCAGATGGGATGGCCGAACTACATCCAGGAGATCATCATCGGCGCGATCATCGTGCTCGCCGTCGCGCTCGACCGGCTGCGTGCGCGCGCCGCGGAGCACGCATGA